The DNA window GATCTCTTCGAATGGAAATGATGGGGAGGTGCGATGCGATGGAAGGTCGAATTGAGTGCAATGGAGGGGAGAATAGAGGTGCAGCACCTCATCAAATGGATGTTCCAAAGCCAACTTCATTCAAAGGCTCGAGAAGTGCaagggaagtggaggacttGCTTTGGAACATGGAGAGGTACTTTCAGGCATCAAACATATTCGATGATCGTACCAAGTTGGAAACAACACCTTTTTTATAGAGATGACACTactgtggtggaggaggcgggaAGCAGATATTGAACGAGGTATGTTGAGGATGAAAACATGGGAAGACTTCAAGACCGATTTAAGCGTCAATTCTTCTTAGAGAACGTCGATTTTGAAACTAGGAAGCGACGAAGTCAACTTGTACACAATAGGaccatcaaggagtatgtgaagAAGTTCTAGGAGTTAATACTCGAGTTACTTAGTCTAACGGAATAGGAGGCTCTATTCGCGTTTGTTAATGGCCTAAAGACTTGGACTTAGTTGAAGCTACAAAGGGCTAAGGTGATGAACGTCTCAGAGGCAATTACAGTTGCAGAAAGATTGATCGATCTCAAAGTGTCTATGGACAGGCCGAAGATCCTCAGCGTTGATGAGGAGGAAGGTGTGGGAGATTTCCCACATGATaaggagaaaggtgggggagaccgtCCACCTAAGAAGTGGCAGCCAAACAACAATTCAGGAAGACAAACTGACGAATTGGGTAAGCCAAGAACTTATCACATTTGTGGTGCTACCAACCACATAATGTTCATGTGCTCATTCAAAAGTAAAAAGGTTGTAGTAGTTCGAGGAATTGAGTACTTTGATGAGAAAGAAGGGACTAAAATATGATCCTTAAGACTACTCAATGTTGTGAAGGCTAGTATTGCGGACTCGATCAAGGGAACAAAGAGGGGCTCATTTTTCGTAGATGTCTTGATCGGGGGAAGGCGCATCAAAGCACTAGTGGATACTGGAGCTACTCACAACTTCATGCGTGAAGGAGTGGTTAAGGCGTTGGGTCTTCGCATCCACTCAACGAGAGGAACAGTAAAGTCTATGAGTACAATAGTCAAACCGGTAACGGAGTAGGCTAAAAAAGTGCACAGCAGGATCGGAGACTAGAATGGGACAATCTCATTTACATTAGTCCTTATGGATGACTACGATGTAGTGTTGGGACTACAATGGTTTAATTAAGTACGCGCTTGCATAGTTCCTCATTTTGAttccttaattattttggatCATGGAAAGACTAGAGTGATACCAATAAGAAAGAATCAGAGGGTATGTGCATGTTCTCGACAATGCGATTCAGTCGTGGTCGCAAACGTGGCAAAGAGAAATTTGCCACTTTTGCTAGGATGGATGATGGGGACGATTCCAAAGGAAAATGAGAAGTACTAGAGGAAGTCCAGAGAGCGAGTGTGAAGGCCTTCAAAGGACTCAATGCCAAATACGCCAAACAACCAGCAAATCCACAAGGTTTGACCACAAGTTACGTTGGTCAAAATCGGTTCACCTTCACTCTCGCCAAATCCTTAGGAGAGGAAGTAGATCTTGCTTAGGAATCCTTGGATAGAGACACTAAGAAGACGAAGAAATGGACAGATTTGAGGAGGTGTTCAGTCAGGTTTAAAGAGGAGGGTCGAGAAAGAAATGATCACTCGTGGAAATTCAGAAGATTTAAGGGTACTAGTGCAAGATCGAGCCGAGGACGACCACGACTTAGGTGGAGGAGAATGTTACGGCCCATTAGTGTTACGGCCCgttgggtttagggtttagagtttatggTTTAGGTCAAAGGGATGTCGAGGTTCATTGAAGTCTTGGCCTAACCCAAAGGAGGCTCAATCATCCAAGTAAGCCAATATTCTAGAAATAGTGAAGAAAGAATGCCCtcaaatcgtaaaattttaatttgaaataatattagttatatattattattatttatatataattaagaattttatatatacccaatttagatatatttaaatataaaattaataataagtaaataatcctataaaaaaattaacatggCAAAGTAGTTCAGTGGTAAAAAtcgacttaagagaccaaaatgtcacggatTTGATTCCATCTGGAGTGCTTTGAGTTGAAacggggtgtcatgctagttctcttcgaataaaaaaacttatatttataaaattaattatattgatttatttattgaataaatatttttttttaatttataaatataatttattttttaacgtaaaatagtataaaatcgtaaaatcgaaattatttataaactcgtaaaattttattatcgtaaattaaaatagtaagaTTTCATTTACTTAagagttaattaaaattagactCATTAaccttttctaaaattataaaatcatacaattttaagagttaatttgaaattttaacgGTGTCGATGGTCTTTAATTACTTTATTACTTTTTCAATggataattaatacttaatattgcaaatttatatattgatattctttttaaaatttaatccacTTATTAATAAAACTAGAAACTGTACCAAAATGACACAAAATGGTTATGTCAAATCTGGAATAGTGAATTAGAcgaaatatatatcttaatgaactaaaaaaatattacttattaaaaatattcatatcaaACTTCTTCAAggtttcaatatatatatatataatggtgcttaatttttaaagtgtccagattgtcgggtcgagagctatgattaatttagatatatacttgggtcggattatgggttgactcgTCCATACACCCAACCAAttagactaataagactttatattttaaattcaacaccaaatttgataaacgcatgacgttttaaaaatataagtttaactttttaactttatattttatataatgcttaattttcaaaatattcggattgtcgggttgagagcggtgattaatttggatatatatatataagagtaaaattaaaaatgctatcacatttttatcgtaatttttttcttgatttttatatcattactcgtacAAATGTACAGACTAGACTACGTGCTAATAGAATAGAATAGTCTTTGGTTTAAGAAGAAACTCTAATCTATTTCTTGTCATTTTAATGCCCCAAAACTAATGCTATTAGAGTTATTACTAATGATTTAATGGCATTATTAGGTTGATTTGTTTCATTGAGTAATGTTATTGGTCTTCAACTTTCACTTTACATGGAACTTTGATCCAAAAATACTCAATATTCCCACTAATTTgtcatttttgtttgaaataatgagtagaaaaaattattaacttaataaCATCATCTAGTTTTAAGTATTAATATAGTCATTCTCctgtttttaaaattcaaatatgttTGAACCAATTCACAGTCatctatttaaattaaactcacgcgttatattaaacatttaagaACACATTTTGGATCAACATcaacttatttaatttcatttcataAGTATGTTACATATTACACATTCTCaatcatttcaaaacaattacaaCAAAATATCCTAAACAAGACTAGTTTTTAAgcttctaatattattttattaggctaatttatttcattaatcttCATTGACATTATCTTTGTCTTCAAACTCAGTTTACTCAACTTTGATCTTCTCCCGAAAACTTACCTACATCATTTATGGCACCCAAACACCAAAATACTAATTAGTACctaggaaataaataaaataaatttgggttaagataaataaatttataataacaaGAGGCCAGATTACAAAACTGAAGATGAACATGTGACCATTTTAGGAGAAAACCTATAACCAACCTCATTCTAGAAGCTTATTCTCAGTTCatcttaaactaattataataaagaTAGATAATATAACTGAACTGACATTGATTGTAATGTTTAAACTTTCTTAACACTTTTATATAAATCATCATagatataaatttatcaattatatttagATTGTATATGAATCCTCATGATTCTGATTGTCTTTCAGTATTGAAAACTCCTTTGGATTGAAAGACACACGTACCGGGGCGGTGTCCGTGCCGGagtgcacaattcaaataaacattctgtgcgattttttttttttatactaaaaacactaattaattcataatatatatatatatatatatatatatatatatatatatatatatatatatatatataaattacgtaaataaataattaataatatgtgtATATACATCAATTTTTGGGCCATAGAGTTGGGCATATGCAAATGTATGATCGAATTATGAacaatgaaaaatgaagaatGAATCAGAAAGGAATTTCGggagataaaaaataagaatttctTAGGACAGAGAGAGAACCTAAGTACAAAATTAAGGTTTACTTTAGGATTGGTCAGAGAGATATATGAAGGGTTTCTTTCTTTTGGGATTATGtcccattttattttatgaaaaaaaaaatatctgtaaatataaaatatatttcagtaactaaataactttaaattttataaatatattaataacttgTTAATGAGTTAATATGGACCTcgaatttataataaaacataatatacaAATGCAATTTTGGTTAATTAGATGAAAATAAATTCCAACTTAGAATTTGAATTTGGCTACACATTACATAAATTTtctccaaataattttttttattaattaagctACTTTGTATAtgtaatttgttaaaaaaatgtttgaaagaagaattatcaaaataaatatatgttttatatagGAAATttcttattcaaaatttaacctaaaatattaggaaaaatacttttaaaatatgaaaaaagtaTTATAGACATGTGAAAATTTTGGGACAGATAACTTTATTTCGGACTCATTTACACCAATAAATACAAATACTCTTTTACTCCCTTCacataaatatatcaatattcgaaatctaataaaattataaagtaaaaatgATAACATTCAcgtgatttataaataatcaaaaataactttaataattacattaacagttctattattagttattagagaaatttaaattagatttttaagaACTATAATTATACTTTGAAACTACAgttttgtaaagtagaaaattaaatgtattgtattttttaatcacttaggaaacaaatgataaaaacttataataaaaaaaattaattcaacttataacataatttatcaagatcaaattaaaaatcaccaaaatttaaaattatctaaaataaaataatactcaaaataaaatataattaacaatgtCACAATCTTCAATCAGTAAAGTCACATAAAAAGagtattataatttatgaagtTTCTTCTacaccaaaatattatttaaatcatgtTTGATATACATtaactagtttaattaattataaaaatgtagcATTGTGCACATATTTGATATACATGGactagattaaattattaaataataaactactttaattaattattattaattttaagtcaCTGTTTTTGCACAATTATGACAACACTTAACGGCACACGACATGACATCACAAGTTGTGCCATCTTGACAACATCATTTGTGTCGGTTCATATACCAAATTCTAATTaggaattaatataatatatatatatatatatatatatatatatatataatttatttgtataatataatattaaataagataataaatttttaattatttttaacaatatattcaatatgatactaaaataatatgtattacataatatttttaaacaaaactaaCTAAAAATTTCTTTTGCACAAAATTAAACAACTTAAAtcaaataagtaattaaattgaacccattttataatttcttttgaaaattttgatagctttcatttttttatacatattactttatttataaaattattatttaataataaatataaaatacaatatatattttctttaaatttaattttaaatatcaaataattaaaataaccaataattaaacaataaaataactaaaagttaaaaaaaataaaaaatgacttaattaaattacttctcattaaatatataggctcataattataattggtagtttctaaaataatatttgttatttaattaattttataaaattgaaatccaGATATTTATTGAGTGAGATAGATGTGGTGAATTGTGAACCCCACATAAGGCGGCAAAAGAGATAAATTGTAAATCCCATTGTTTTTGAGGTTTCTGACCTAACCCATCATTAAGATTTACATATCCTTTCTCTATCCTTATTTCTCATATCCGTCAaacccaagaagaagaaatcacAATTTTTGTATATCATACCATCTCTAACATTGGTTTCTCGTCCTAAAATATATAGGAAAGAATTAGAGAGATAGCATATACAAGAATAATGGGTTATTGTCCATGCTTTGACAGGAAGAAGTCAGTCCAAttgaagagagaagaaaaacCAGAATTCAATTCATCCACAGTTCTTAACCTGTCTGAATTCTCATCTGGTTAGTTGTCCaccatttttttcaatttatttatttagctGAAAGATTGAATctgatttgttttgatttttttaatgaaaacacAAGATCATGCCGTTTAATTGAACAGTTTTCTTAGGGCATACAAGCTGTATATACCTTGTCTGCTTTGGATTATAACTGATGGGTTTCTTTAATAAAACACAATAAGCATCCAGAGCTAGTTTGGATTTTGCTTTAAAACTCAAGGAGTTAAAGGGTTTGTGTTTTCATGAAAATTGACAGTATAACTTTTGATCAGTCCATTTAACAGTTCttatttattcttcatatttggTCTATGTTCTTGAATGCAGATAAACCAAACACAATAGAACCATCACTTTTGATTGATACTCTTGAATCTAGTCATCAATCACTTTTGATTGATCCTCTTGAATCTGGTCATAGATCGAATGCAGATCAATTAAACACAGAGGAAGAGTCAAGACCCGAACCATCACTTTCGATTGATCCTCTCGATTCTAGTAGTAATCAATCCATTACATTCAGATATAGGGAGCTAGCAAAGACAACAAATGATTTTAGGATCTTGATTGGTCAAGGAGGTTTTGGCATGgtttacaaagggaagattgaAGGTACAGGTCAGGTAACTTTTGATTATCTAAAActgaatgttttttttcttctcattaGCTTGTCTGTCTTCCTTCTAACATTAATAAATCAGCCATTTTTTTGTGTGGGTGGCAGTGTGTTGCTGTTAAAAGACTATATGAGACAAGTTTTCAAGGGGACAAAGAGTTCCTTGTAGAGGTTCTTATGCTCTCTCTTTTACGACATCCTAATCTTGTCCACATGATTGGTTACTATGTTGAAGGAAATCAACGGCTACTTGTTTATGAGTTCATGCCCTTGGGTTCATTAGAAATGCATCTTCACGGTAACATGTCAGTTGTGCTCATGTCAATTGTGCACCCAACcacctttataattttttttgtgtttttgaaattttcttcTAATAGCTTAATCCTTTATTAACTGCCAACATGGATCTCTTGATATAGGTTGAAAATGCTTTATGattctctaaaattatttattctccATTTTTTGGAAAGGGTTATAGTTATAATTGACAGGAATATGACAGATATTGCACCCAATGAAAACTAAACTTAGTAAGACCAAAATTcagaaatttatttatgtttatgtaattcagatacaaaaacaaattaaaaagtattttcaaatgAAGCCCCATGTGAATTCATACTAGATCACATTTGAAAACAAGAACTTATTGACACTCattcaaaaatttatttgtagTTTCTCATTTGAATCCAAATTCAGATCCATTTTGTTTATGCAGTCGGAtccaaatgagaaacaacaaatacattttttaatctaTCTCTAACTAATTTTAGCTTTTAAACATAATCtgattcacatattttttttatctaaaattttgtaACCAGATGTTTTGATATGGGCATTTTCGTTTAAATTACTTGATTTTCTTCAAAAGTTGATTGAAAATATGAACTTTCTTGTTTATAATCTCTTTTCAATATTCCcatgtttatcaaatattaGTATAATGGTGAATTTAACCTTTTATTTTGCAGAACTAGAACCTGGAATGGAGCCATTAGATTGGAACACTAGAATGAAGATAGCATTAGGTGCAACTTATGGATTGGATTACTTAAATAATGTAGCAGATCCTCCTGTTATCCTGTTATATACAAGGACTTAAAATCTTCTAACATATTATTGGATAACGATTTCATCCCGAAACTTTCCGACTTTGGCCTTGCAAAATTTGGGCCCGAAGGTGATGACTCACATGTATTAACTAGAGTCATGGGCACCAGTTTGTGAGTAGTTGTTTCGTTGGTTCTGATCATTCGGTTTCCGGTCGTCCCTTCGTggctttctgcattcccacctgtaATGTCccaaaccatcacagttataacacctaacgttagatttatcaccgtagttgtagTTATAATTGTTTGTCGTTTGacttttcttcataaatctGCTGAATTTCTTTGCAAGCATGGCCATTGCATCCTCAGAAAATTGTTCTACTGATTTGATCGGTGCAGTGGTTGCTGGTACTATTGATGTAACTAGTGCCTTGGTAGCGGTTGATGATGATGCTTCATTTTCAATCATGGATTTCATTTCAAATCCATATGTCTTTAGatcttcaaacacatcatgtAACTTCATCTTGTCTAAATAGTTTGATTCCCTTATcaccatagtctttatgtcccatgcactagGAAGAGATCTTAAAACTTTGATTattgtttccttgttatcatacttctttccaagaacCGACAGCTCATTTACCACATTTGTAAAACGATCACTAAACTCCTTCATAGTTTCACCTGgcctcatcttgatgttttcaaacttctgagtggccaccattatcttattttcattggttctttcatttccttcgtGAAGTTGAATCACGGTTTTTCATGCCTCCTTTGCAGTTTTACATTCTCTGACTTTACTGAAAGTGTTTCTGTCTAAAGACTTGAAGATGTGATTCCTGCAATGattatccagattatttctccttttatattcggttgtccattcctttctgtctttctcaatcttgatcggtccttcagacagaataaatgtcatctcatcatccatagtgatcaGGTGCAAGTGCATGCATATTTTCCAGTTAGCGAAATCGTCCCCTTCTAGAATCGGAGATTTCTCGCCGAAAGTCATTCTTGCTTGCTTCGTGTTGTTTGAGTATTGAAACagactgctctgataccaattgttaggatctagatcggggATGGTGGACCGGGGTCCAGCCGGATAGTACTTTctaacaacactcaacggttggcgttaatccggttaagaattaacaccggttttaatactacgcaaactgtcacaaacccttgaaccgagttcaagtgcggaagtggtttgtttcatgttgaagcaacacacacaggatgaatagagatGCGGTTTGGAGAATGTAGGTTAGAGATTAATGAGGCGGTTGTAATAGTGGAGGTCGGTTAGAAAtatatgagtcggttagaaaattgaaccggcagaaagtaaagcacaagacaggtttttatggatgttcggagataaaactcctacgtcaccccttcttctcaaaccacgagaaggatattcactaaggaatacacaaacacaatacacgatcgagtcttattgaCTACTCGATAAGCACTTTTACAaatctcacagaaattgtaacaCAAACACACTCAAGCtttgaatcttagagagataaacacttTGTAACTTGCTCTTTCTTAGCTCTTGTTCACTTGTTGTTCAAAGACTTGTTTTTCACACTTGTTGTTTTCAGCTTCctcagcttctccttttataggtgaaaatatgccaacggtcacatttcttcaatggataGCTTCAGAGGTTcagcatagcattaaatgcggtttaggctttcgaggcatggagcagaccgactctgatttgtctttgcttgattatgcaactgtcggttagacagttacCTGCACCTGGGAGATTGctcctttgacttgtaccaaaatggtaactgtttcttcaggcaatcttctgcagcctgcagcatatcatcagacttgtaacAAAGTAttaatgtcacagtctgatcctttgatgttaTCTTCTGTATATACTCAAAATGTCTGTTTGCACTAATTTGTAAATTGTtctttatttgatatctttgacttctttctttaagtagtcttatcgttggatttgttctttggatttggattgaataCTTCATTCCAACTTGACAGGTTAGCCGGTTGTTCAATTCAACCGGACAACTTTCGGTTCTGGATTTTGtctcttctggccggtttgagaTCTTTGCCGTtcaggttgttttgttcaatcGGATATCTTTAGTTTGTTTATCTGTTTCTTTTAGCCGgttttgattacttgaccggttgaaaatcctgaccgttcctgcacaataagtttattaagttaagctttttatttaaccgatcaattttatctaacagattTTATCTGTTACGACTGTGTCTGTAGAAATAGTATTTTCTACGATGAAAATTATTAAGACTGATTTATTTAATAGAATGGGCGATGAGTGAATGAACGGCAATTTAGTAGTATACGTCGAGAATGAGATTTTTACCataattgaaaatgaataaatttacaACATTTTCAATAAATGAACACCTGAAAAACTCAATTGTCTACATTTGTTTGTATGTCTAGTAATAGTtgaattataaaagaataaatattttattagtatcgGTATAATTTTGTATCTTTATTACTATCActattaattatacttttaatataagtgttgtatagtaaaaaatatatatacttgataATTTTTGACCATTAAAATTTGGTTCTTGTTTCGCCACTGACCCTAGGTAAACTTATTAAAACTTTCCATACCACACTAATTCGAgttatttctattatttaatgacattattatggttgattttttttccatttcaCCTTTTACTTTAAAGAAAACTTTGATTCCAAAATACTTAAAATCTTCCCACTAATTTGTCATTTTGGTTTGAAATaatgagtaaaaaaaaaattaatttaatagcaTGTAGTTTCAAGTATTAGTAAGCTTAATAAACTTAATACa is part of the Impatiens glandulifera chromosome 1, dImpGla2.1, whole genome shotgun sequence genome and encodes:
- the LOC124921335 gene encoding probable serine/threonine-protein kinase PBL7 isoform X1 codes for the protein MGYCPCFDRKKSVQLKREEKPEFNSSTVLNLSEFSSDKPNTIEPSLLIDTLESSHQSLLIDPLESGHRSNADQLNTEEESRPEPSLSIDPLDSSSNQSITFRYRELAKTTNDFRILIGQGGFGMVYKGKIEGTGQCVAVKRLYETSFQGDKEFLVEVLMLSLLRHPNLVHMIGYYVEGNQRLLVYEFMPLGSLEMHLHGNM
- the LOC124921335 gene encoding probable serine/threonine-protein kinase PBL7 isoform X3, with translation MGYCPCFDRKKSVQLKREEKPEFNSSTVLNLSEFSSDKPNTIEPSLLIDTLESSHQSLLIDPLESGHRSNADQLNTEEESRPEPSLSIDPLDSSSNQSITFRYRELAKTTNDFRILIGQGGFGMVYKGKIEGTGQCVAVKRLYETSFQGDKEFLVEVLMLSLLRHPNLVHMIGYYVEGNQRLLVYEFMPLGSLEMHLHGNITRTWNGAIRLEH
- the LOC124921335 gene encoding probable serine/threonine-protein kinase PBL7 isoform X2, yielding MGYCPCFDRKKSVQLKREEKPEFNSSTVLNLSEFSSDKPNTIEPSLLIDTLESSHQSLLIDPLESGHRSNADQLNTEEESRPEPSLSIDPLDSSSNQSITFRYRELAKTTNDFRILIGQGGFGMVYKGKIEGTGQCVAVKRLYETSFQGDKEFLVEVLMLSLLRHPNLVHMIGYYVEGNQRLLVYEFMPLGSLEMHLHELEPGMEPLDWNTRMKIALGENMPTVTFLQWIASEVQHSIKCGLGFRGMEQTDSDLSLLDYATVG